One window of the candidate division KSB1 bacterium genome contains the following:
- a CDS encoding MTH1187 family thiamine-binding protein, translating to MLVEFRIIPVGIGEELKELVAKMLAIVEKSELDYQLTAMGTLLEGEWEEIMFVVKKCHDEIKKLSERVVTEIIIDDRKDMKGRLKGKVLEVEYVLGKGLRTGGLT from the coding sequence ATGCTGGTTGAATTTCGCATTATTCCAGTTGGCATTGGAGAAGAACTCAAAGAATTGGTGGCCAAGATGCTGGCCATAGTCGAAAAAAGCGAGCTCGATTATCAACTGACGGCGATGGGCACGTTGCTGGAAGGCGAATGGGAGGAGATCATGTTCGTCGTCAAAAAGTGCCACGATGAAATCAAGAAGTTGTCCGAACGCGTCGTGACGGAAATCATCATCGACGACCGCAAAGACATGAAAGGCCGGCTGAAGGGCAAGGTGTTGGAGGTGGAATACGTTTTGGGGAAAGGCTTGCGGACAGGGGGATTAACATAA
- a CDS encoding extracellular solute-binding protein, which translates to MFKNLLNLFIAFGLVSISLAQNKISLRVANWGSAEEVKLEEEIAAGFMRLHPNIEVQIESIPTNYKEKILTYIASGEPPDVFLLDSVIIPALLNKGILLDLRPYLASLNVDLGDYFPNVLSIFSKGESLYALPKDFTPLVMYYNKRLFDQARLTYPGSDWTWDDYLRLAQQLTRDEDGDGRPDQFGTVFSNYFYLWQPWVWMAGGDIFDSTGVSAAGYFDSPATERALQFLIDLRTKHRVAPDDVALKTGAGSTGMFLSGKIAMISSGHWALPSFKKYIARGDLKIGAVPLPRPGGGSLVTPIYAAGWCVPKSTLQREWALRLAAFFSDSHAARIRSRSGIGVPAVKTIAQWQQETDPDQLEQAFIESIPYGRQPWGTKIDEFSRVETMTQNAVDEVMIGGRNIHEVFSATARALDQELKNLARLSNQTVALKGNPEILSFLWIVVAVSLLVAGSGILISKRRERKTLMRAYGFLAPSFFLLLIFVFAPLLFSLYLSFHQWNVVSAAKPFIGLENFQVLFTDRAFWNALKNTAIYSLHVPVGMAVSLAVALLMNQKIRGVNFLRTLFFLPSVSSFVAIALVWQWMYHPQFGLANHLLSWLGLPPLNWLRDPSTALFAIMLMSIWMGIGYQMVIFLAGLQNIPPEFYEAARTDGANAWQRFWKITFPLLMPTTFFILVTSIIGSFQVFAFVYVMTEGGPLRSTDVVVYHIYQNAWEYLKMGYASAMSWLFFLIIMAATWVQFKLLGKKMEY; encoded by the coding sequence ATGTTCAAAAATCTCCTCAACTTGTTCATTGCGTTTGGCCTCGTTTCAATTTCATTGGCGCAGAATAAAATTTCATTGCGGGTCGCAAACTGGGGCAGCGCCGAGGAAGTCAAGCTCGAAGAAGAAATTGCCGCCGGGTTTATGCGCCTGCATCCCAACATTGAAGTTCAGATCGAATCGATTCCCACCAATTACAAAGAAAAAATCTTGACCTATATCGCTTCCGGCGAGCCGCCGGATGTGTTTTTGTTGGACAGCGTGATCATTCCGGCACTGTTGAACAAAGGGATTCTTCTCGATCTCCGGCCTTATCTTGCTTCGCTCAACGTCGACCTCGGCGATTATTTTCCCAACGTGTTGTCTATTTTTTCAAAAGGAGAAAGCCTTTACGCTCTTCCCAAAGATTTTACGCCGCTTGTGATGTATTACAACAAAAGGCTTTTCGACCAGGCGCGCCTGACTTATCCCGGCAGCGACTGGACATGGGATGATTATTTGCGCCTCGCCCAGCAATTGACGAGGGACGAGGATGGTGACGGACGGCCCGATCAATTCGGAACGGTTTTTTCGAATTATTTTTATCTCTGGCAGCCGTGGGTGTGGATGGCCGGCGGAGATATTTTTGATTCGACCGGCGTTTCCGCTGCCGGCTATTTTGATTCACCGGCAACCGAGCGGGCGCTGCAATTTCTCATCGATTTGCGGACGAAGCATCGTGTGGCGCCGGATGATGTTGCTTTGAAAACTGGCGCCGGCTCGACGGGAATGTTCTTGTCCGGAAAAATTGCGATGATTTCGAGCGGCCATTGGGCGCTTCCGTCATTCAAAAAATATATCGCACGCGGCGATTTGAAGATTGGCGCCGTGCCCTTGCCGCGACCGGGCGGCGGTTCGCTCGTCACGCCCATTTACGCGGCAGGCTGGTGTGTGCCGAAATCGACGCTGCAGCGCGAATGGGCGCTGCGATTGGCGGCTTTCTTCAGCGACAGCCACGCGGCGCGCATTCGAAGCCGGTCGGGAATCGGCGTGCCAGCCGTAAAAACCATTGCGCAATGGCAGCAGGAAACCGATCCTGACCAACTCGAGCAGGCGTTTATCGAATCCATCCCGTATGGCCGGCAACCGTGGGGCACGAAGATCGACGAGTTTTCACGTGTCGAGACGATGACGCAAAACGCCGTGGACGAAGTGATGATCGGCGGAAGAAACATTCACGAAGTTTTCTCCGCCACCGCCCGCGCGCTCGACCAGGAGCTGAAAAATCTGGCACGGCTTTCGAACCAAACCGTTGCCTTGAAAGGCAATCCTGAAATTCTGAGCTTTTTGTGGATCGTGGTGGCGGTGTCTTTGCTTGTCGCCGGAAGCGGCATCCTGATTTCGAAGCGGAGGGAGCGGAAGACGTTGATGAGAGCGTATGGATTTCTGGCGCCGTCGTTTTTTCTGTTGCTCATTTTCGTTTTTGCGCCTCTGTTGTTTTCTCTTTATCTGAGCTTCCATCAATGGAACGTCGTTTCCGCTGCCAAGCCGTTTATCGGATTGGAAAACTTTCAAGTTTTGTTCACCGACCGGGCTTTCTGGAACGCCTTGAAAAACACGGCGATTTATTCTTTGCACGTGCCGGTCGGCATGGCGGTTTCACTGGCGGTGGCCTTGCTGATGAACCAAAAAATCCGCGGCGTGAATTTTCTGCGAACCTTGTTTTTTCTCCCGAGCGTTTCTTCTTTTGTCGCGATCGCCCTCGTCTGGCAGTGGATGTATCATCCGCAATTCGGTTTGGCGAATCATCTCTTGAGTTGGCTGGGCCTGCCGCCGTTGAATTGGCTGCGCGATCCTTCGACCGCGCTGTTCGCGATCATGCTGATGAGCATCTGGATGGGCATCGGCTACCAAATGGTGATTTTTCTCGCCGGACTGCAGAACATCCCGCCCGAGTTTTACGAAGCCGCGCGCACCGACGGCGCCAATGCGTGGCAGCGATTTTGGAAAATAACTTTCCCCTTGCTAATGCCCACGACATTTTTTATCTTAGTAACATCAATAATCGGCTCGTTTCAGGTTTTTGCTTTTGTTTATGTGATGACCGAAGGCGGTCCGCTGCGCAGCACTGATGTCGTTGTTTATCACATTTATCAAAATGCGTGGGAGTATCTCAAGATGGGCTATGCCTCCGCGATGTCATGGCTGTTTTTTCTGATCATCATGGCGGCGACTTGGGTCCAATTCAAGTTGTTGGGAAAAAAGATGGAGTATTGA
- a CDS encoding aconitate hydratase — protein sequence MLFDLDMIHRVYAGIKPKVEAGRKLYGRPLTLTEKILCAHFTELPKAPPERKKTYVNLSPDRVAMQDATAQMALLQFMTAGIPKTAVPSTVHCDHLIQAKLGAHADLARARDENKEVYDFLASVSQKYGIGFWKPGAGIIHQVVLENYAFPGGMMIGTDSHTPNAGGLGMIAIGVGGADAVDVMAGIPWELKWPGLIGVHLKGKMNGWTAPKDVILRVAGILTVKGGTNNIIEYFGEGARAISATGKATITNMGAEIGATTSIFPFDDRMETYLIATGRAEVAKAAKAVAECLVPDPEVLKSPEKFYDQIIEIDLSTLEPYVNGPLTPDLARPVSQLAADAKKNDYPDEIKVALIGSCTNSSYEDIERAASVAKQASAKGLKVKSKFTITPGSEQIRATIERDGQLQILTEIGGKVLANACGPCIGMWSRDDIKPGERNTIINSYNRNFAKRNDDNPNTLAFVASPEIVTAYALAGRLSFNPLTDTLMNEKGEQVKLEPPTGVELPARGFDPGDSGYVPPAEDGATVQVIIDPQSDRLQALSPFPAWEGNDLLDMPVLVKARGKCTTDHISPAGQWLKYRGHLDNISNNLFSGAINAFNGEAGKGKNIFTGEIKTFAEVARDYKAMMASGKLAGWVAIGDENYGEGSSREHAAMEPRWLGGRAVITRSFARIHETNLKKQGMLPLTFKNPADYDLIREDDRVSIVGLASFAPGKPLKMIIKHADGTSDECELSHSFNETAIAWFKAGSALNLIGRGGK from the coding sequence ATGCTCTTCGATCTCGACATGATCCACCGCGTTTACGCTGGTATAAAGCCAAAAGTAGAAGCCGGCCGCAAACTTTATGGTCGGCCCTTGACGTTGACCGAGAAAATTTTGTGCGCGCATTTTACCGAGCTGCCCAAAGCGCCACCGGAACGCAAGAAAACCTACGTCAATCTCTCGCCGGATCGTGTGGCGATGCAAGATGCCACGGCGCAGATGGCGCTGCTGCAATTCATGACCGCCGGCATCCCCAAAACCGCAGTGCCTTCGACGGTGCATTGCGATCATCTGATTCAAGCCAAACTCGGGGCGCATGCGGATTTGGCGCGGGCGCGCGACGAGAACAAAGAAGTTTATGATTTTCTCGCCAGCGTTTCGCAAAAATACGGCATTGGCTTTTGGAAGCCGGGTGCCGGCATTATCCACCAAGTCGTGTTGGAAAATTATGCCTTCCCCGGCGGGATGATGATTGGCACCGACTCGCACACGCCCAACGCCGGCGGCCTCGGCATGATCGCCATCGGTGTCGGCGGCGCCGATGCGGTGGACGTGATGGCCGGCATTCCCTGGGAGTTGAAATGGCCCGGCCTCATCGGCGTGCATCTCAAAGGCAAAATGAATGGCTGGACCGCGCCGAAAGACGTGATTCTGCGCGTTGCCGGCATTCTCACGGTGAAAGGCGGGACGAATAATATCATCGAATATTTCGGCGAGGGCGCACGCGCGATCAGCGCCACCGGCAAGGCGACGATCACCAACATGGGCGCGGAAATCGGCGCGACGACGTCGATTTTCCCATTCGATGATCGCATGGAAACGTATTTGATCGCCACCGGACGCGCCGAAGTTGCCAAGGCGGCAAAAGCCGTTGCCGAATGCCTCGTCCCGGATCCGGAAGTTTTAAAATCGCCCGAAAAATTTTATGATCAGATTATTGAAATCGATCTCTCGACACTGGAGCCGTATGTGAACGGCCCGCTGACGCCGGATTTGGCGCGGCCGGTTTCACAGCTCGCGGCGGATGCGAAAAAGAATGATTATCCCGACGAGATCAAAGTCGCGCTGATCGGCAGTTGCACCAATTCTTCCTATGAAGACATCGAGCGCGCGGCGAGCGTGGCGAAACAAGCGTCGGCAAAAGGCTTGAAGGTCAAATCGAAATTCACCATCACGCCGGGCTCGGAGCAGATTCGCGCGACGATTGAGCGCGACGGCCAATTGCAGATTCTCACCGAGATCGGCGGCAAGGTGCTGGCGAATGCGTGCGGGCCGTGCATCGGGATGTGGAGCCGCGATGACATCAAGCCCGGTGAGCGCAATACGATCATCAATTCATACAACCGCAATTTTGCCAAACGCAATGACGACAATCCGAACACCCTCGCCTTTGTTGCCAGCCCGGAAATTGTGACGGCCTATGCGTTGGCCGGCCGGTTGAGCTTCAATCCGCTCACCGATACCTTGATGAATGAAAAAGGCGAGCAAGTCAAGCTCGAACCACCTACCGGTGTGGAGTTGCCGGCGCGGGGCTTCGATCCCGGTGACTCGGGCTATGTCCCGCCGGCAGAGGATGGCGCAACCGTGCAGGTCATCATTGATCCGCAGAGTGACCGCTTGCAAGCGCTTTCGCCATTTCCCGCGTGGGAGGGCAACGATTTGTTGGATATGCCTGTTTTGGTGAAAGCGAGGGGCAAATGCACAACAGATCATATCTCGCCAGCCGGCCAATGGTTGAAGTATCGTGGTCACCTCGACAACATCTCGAACAATTTGTTCAGCGGCGCGATCAACGCCTTTAACGGCGAAGCGGGGAAAGGCAAAAATATTTTTACCGGTGAAATAAAAACGTTTGCCGAAGTTGCGCGCGATTACAAGGCGATGATGGCGAGTGGCAAACTGGCCGGCTGGGTGGCGATCGGCGACGAGAACTATGGCGAAGGCTCATCGCGTGAGCACGCGGCAATGGAGCCGCGCTGGCTCGGCGGCCGCGCCGTGATTACGCGCAGTTTCGCGCGCATTCACGAAACCAATTTGAAAAAGCAGGGCATGCTGCCGCTGACATTCAAAAATCCGGCGGATTACGATTTGATTCGTGAAGATGACCGCGTGTCGATTGTGGGACTCGCCTCATTTGCGCCCGGCAAGCCGCTGAAGATGATCATCAAGCACGCCGACGGCACTTCTGATGAATGTGAATTAAGTCATTCGTTCAACGAGACGGCGATTGCCTGGTTCAAGGCCGGAAGCGCGTTGAATTTGATTGGCAGGGGTGGCAAATAG